The following is a genomic window from Chanos chanos chromosome 1, fChaCha1.1, whole genome shotgun sequence.
CCCTTCATGACCCAGCTGGCGTTGGTCTCGCCGGGGTGAACCCGTGCCGTCAGGAACACCACCGGACGGTTCCCTGGGCACGCAGGACAGACAGGGGACATGAGTgagactgtatctgtgtgtgtgtgtgtgtgtgtgtgtgtgtgagtttgtggtttTTACGACCCTGTATTGAAACAGCTACACAGCACCAGAAGcaaacaatttttatttttagccaatattaaaatgaaatgaaatgtgaaaaactaACAATACGTCAGCAGTCACAGCCATATAGTTACGCGAGCTGATGTCTTTCCacagttggggtttttttttctttttgtttcgtctagttttgttttgtttggtcttgtttggttttgtttggtgtcTAATTGCTTATTCTCTTTGCCCTTTTTCattaatagataaatagataataGAAAATTGCCCaaactgtatttcttttttttttcagagagagagagagagagaatctgttaCCACTGATTTTTTTAGGCTAAATCTTAAATCCTTAGAGTACATTTTAGGATTTTTCTCAAGTACAAAGTGCCAGAACCCAGATCAGCGTGGAAAAATGCTTTGAGTAGATTTAGCTTCCTTCAGTCTAAGTACTCATCAACCAACATTAAGACGACAGAGCGAATCTgcctctctgattggttaagaGTGGTTCCTGATCGGAAGTGGTCTGCAATTGGTTAGGAGTGGTCTCTGATTAGTGAGGAGTAATGTCTGTTCAGAAATCGTCTGTGATTGATGTGGAGTGGTCTCTCACTGGCAAGAAGTGCTCAGTAATTGGTTAGACGTGGTCTGTGATTGGTTAGGAGTGGCCTGTGATTGGTTAGAAATGGTTTCTCGTTGGTTAAGAGAGGTCTGTAATTGGTTAGGAGTGTTCTGTGGCTGTTTACGGGTGGTCTGTGATTGGTGGGGCTGACGAGCCGGTATTACTGGTTTGGCACTGGTTTCCTACGTACTGAACTGGCAGAGGTGGTCGTTGTGGGAGGACTCGGGCGTGGCAGTGATGGTGAGGAGCGGGCAGAGGTTTCCTCCCAGAGTTTCACACAGGACGTCCTCTCTCAGGTAGATCTGAGGGGTCCGCATCTCCGCCAGCTTCCGCAGGTGCATCTAAAGACACAGACCATCAGAGAGCTGAGGTTAACGCACGGACATCTCGTCAGGATTCCGTCCGTCGACGCGCTCGCACGCCTGCTCCCTGCCTGCGTCAGTATATGGATCATCCAAACGGCCCACACATGTATCTCTGTGCAGCGTCAAAAAGCCCCTGGAGACCGAATGACATGCGAGGGGAAAACAACGCCCGGATTCAAAGGAAACCGGTTCCAGTAAAGTCCACAGTCTGTCTTTGATTCATATTTTCCCGAGTGAGGAGGGGATTTCGGAACAGGACAGATGTGAGTGTAACCGTTTAGTGCTCACAGATTAACACGTGTTTTTGTAGGAGATCAGTACATTCAGAGCAGACTTTAGTGTAGTGCTTCAGTACCCTTGGAGTGGAGGAGGGGTATGGGTTGTGGTTTAGTACCATTAGAGGAGAGGCATTTAGTAACTGTAGATTAAAGTAATTGTAGTAGTTCAGTACCTTTAGAGTACAGGAGGTGTAGGGGACGTGGTTTAGTACCTTTAGAGTACAGTTGTAGTGGTTTAGTACCTTTAGAGTACAGGTGTAGTGGTATAGTACCTTTAGAGTACAGGTGTAGTGGTACAGTACCTTTAGAGTACAGGAGGTCTAGTGGTATAGTACCTTTAGAGTACAGGAGGTCTAGTGGTATAGTACCTTTAGAGTACAGGTCTAGTGGTATAGTACCTTTAGAGTACAGGAGGTCTAGTGGTATAGTGCCTTTAGAGTACAGGTGTAGTGGTATAGTATCTTTAGAGTACAGGAGGTGTAGTGGTATAGTACCTTTAGAGTACAGGTGTAGTGGTATAGTACCTTTAGAGTACAGGTGTAGTGGTACAGTACCTTTAGAGTACAGGAGGTCTAGTGGTACAGTACCTTTAGAGTACAGGAGGTCTAGTGGTATAGTACCTTTAGAGTACAGGAGGTCTAGTGGTATAGTACCTTTAGAGTACAGGTGTAGTGGTACAGTACCTTTAGAGTACAGGTGTAGTGGTATAGTACCTTTAGAGTACAGGAGGTGTAGTGGTATAGTACCTTTAGAGTACAGGAGGTCTAGTGGTATAGTACCTTTAGAGTACAGGTGTAGTGGTACAGTACCTTTAGAGTACAGGTGTAGTGGTATAGTACCTTTAGGGCAGAGTAGGTGTAAGGGTAATGGTAGGCAAAGTAACAGACGTCGTCTTTGTGTTGAAAGGTCACAGTGAATGTCATGGTGTAGTAGGATTTGCCCTTTTGACCTCCCGCTGCAATGGAACTTCGAGAGAAATGGTTCCTGAgcgagaagaagaagagaaaatattaGAAAATTTAAGTTACTGAGCAATGACTTGTCGTATCAGCGCCTAAATATACGCACAAAGTACTTTGTTTAACTGAGTGAAATtgtattttattcttttctccTTGGTAATGACATAGGCAGGGATGTGTGATGTCGCCCCCTGCTGGCAGGCTGGTGTTTATCATAGAGACGTACTTGTAGTAACAGATGTCCAGTCCAGTGCGTTCCCAGCAGGGACTGCCACTGATGGCCTCTTGTACAGAATACATCAGCACCTGCattcctgacaaaaaaaacacaacgtaTAACACAGATTTCACTCCATTTCTCTGTTCAACACTCACTACAGCACAGCATTCAACATGAGAGGACACACAGAACACCTGCCGGGTAAACTCAGTGAATGTCAGGGTTAGACcacatacagaaataaacacacacacacacacacacacacacacagagagacagacacacacacacacacacacacacagagagacacacacacacacacacacacacacacacacacacagacacagacacacactcaaaacctttctctccccttcatagatacacatattcacacacatatatacacactgctctctctgtcacacacatacaaatgcaaactcacatattcacacaacTTTTACCTCTGTTAAGACTTAAACATGAACAATCTTTCCCCAGTTAtacctacacacagagacacacacacacacacacacacacaaagacagacctCTTCCAGGCCACAGATTCCTGGCATAGTCCTGACACCACTGGTAGTGTGTGGTTCTGAGTGGGCCCATGCTAACTGGTGTGTCAGGGATGCTTACCATAGTTGAACTGGCTGTTGGATTTCTCACAGTTGATGATGTTGAAGCGATAAGGCTGACCCACACTCATGTTGCTCACCTCAAAGTAAAACCACTGGTGGTAATGGTTACTGTTAATGTCCGAGTTTAGGATCAGGTCGTACTCGTTCCTGAGAGAGACATCAGACCACAGCGTGTGCACCGTTACAGGGTGGACACTGCTGCCCCGTCATCAAACCATAGTATGTACACCTTTACAGGGTGGACACTAATGTGTGGACATCAAATTATAGCATGTATACCCTTACGGGGTGAAAACTGCTGTCTCATCATCAAACCACGGCATGCATACCATCACAGGGTGGACACTACTGTATGGTCATCAAACCATAGCATGTACACTGTTACAGGGTGGAAAGTAACGTCTGTTCTGTCACACTGGGTTACATTCCTTACATGTCTTACTTGTGTTATAGATGTGTAAAGGAAAAGTCTAATGTTTAAAATCGTGTGGTGAGGGTGTGCAGACAAAGAGGCGTGTAAAAGGACAGAGCCCCTTTACAGAGTCTCGCTGCGAAGGAGGGAACACTCACTTTCTGACTTGTATGGCCTTCCGGAGATTTCCAGACTCAAACTGCGAGTTGAACTTGAGTGTCTCTCCGTCGGTTACGACCGGGACGCTGAAAGACAAACGCAGAGACTCACTGGCCTACATTCAACCTCAGGCTTCCAAACCGACACAAATGaggccaaacacacaccgaTTTCCACTAAACTCTCCCTCGGCTCTGTGAGTCAGAGAAGTACGCCGCTTACAACGAAAAACCGGCCCCACGCTCCCATGTGACCATGACAACGATCTGATCCTTCAAACTAAAACCGCGCGCGGCTCCACCGCAGTCCACAAAGACCCCCCTGGCCGTGCTAGGGACGAAAACTTTTTAATGTTCACTCTTaatgttcctctgtctgtctgtacggTTCACTTAGTGATATCTCCCTAGTCAAattggggggggcgggggggccaGTTGGGGGGGGGTCAGCTCTTAGGGAATTGCCTGGACAAGTACACCATTACTGAAATGGGCCCCTCCTGTTTTATTGCACTCTCTGCTCAGCCAGCAGACGCAGCTATTGACCCAGGAGTCAGATCAATGGACTTcccaaagaacaaaacaaaacaaaacaaaacaaaacaaaacaaaacaaaacaaaacaaaacaaaacaagagtgcgttgcaagaaaaaaaaacaacaacaaaaaacaaacaaacaaccccccccccccaaaaaaaaataaaaaacaagagagagagccaagagGAGAGTCTGCTGAAAATTCAGTTGAACTGATAAAACAGCTACAACACAGGGATGGACAGAACACACTAATTATTCAATACacaacttcttcttcttttctgagTTGTAACTCAGGAGTCAATTATATCACGATAAGATGATTTTACTTGGAGAGTCAGCACATTTACAGCCAATTTACAGCTGATCCATCACAAATGAGGACAGAAAATGCATGTTGTTTTTATGAGTAATACTTCGGAGTGTAAAATGCAGTTTCATTTCCAGCTTATATTCCATCCTTTCACGGCtccagtgtaaaaaaaatgactcacgACAGGACGCTGTCTCAAGACTTTGTTTACTTTAGCGAGTGTTGATTTTTCATAAACATTGATTAAACGTTCATACAACTTACACTCACTGGTGTGAATCATATGAAAACTCTGGTGAGTTAAtgtagcaagagagagaaaggaagaaagaaagaaagaaagaaagaaagaaagaaagagagagagacagaactctACTGTGCTCTATGTTTAAAACAGTACAGGGACTGACCTTTGCAGATCCAGGTCATAAACGACTTTATCCAGAATGTCACCAGGGTGGATAAGTCTCTCGATGTCCTGGAAGATCTTGGTCCTGTTGAGGGAGGAGAACCTGTAAGTCCAGACCAGGCTGCCTGTGGAGGCTAACTGACAGCCTGATGTAATGAAAGTCTGAGACATCTGACACACAGCTCATTCTCTgagagctgaaaacaaaaaattaatcACTTTTCTTTACTGGAgcaaaacactgcatttttatCAGTTCTAAAAGCACTgcaattaaaaatttaaaaatgcataaaataaaaacaataatttatttAGCAATCTTATGTACAATTATTAATACAATTAATACACATAAATAATTTTGTAAAAAATTGTAATTTactgtttgttgctgttgttgatgtagtcCCTTTGTATTCTGTCAGTAAGAGAACGCTTGGTGCATAACAAATTTCCCCTAGTGGGACAATAAAGATAACCTTGAACCTTGAACACACGTTACACATTCAAACactaaaaaaacacatctgattgAAAAGGCAGATGTAACAGCGGTTAAGGTGACCCCGGGTGCCCCGTCCTTTCCGCCCACTCACCTCTGAACCCCGTAGACTCGTTCCAGGATGGGCTCGCGGACATTCGGCGCCACGTGCCCGAAGTAGTCCGGGTATGCCACCTCGGTGTAGCCGGGCACCGAGCGGGTGGACTTCACCATCTCCAGGTAGAGGTCAGGGTCGTGGAGGGGCAGCAACGCCGCCGTGTCCGGGACCTCCAGAACCGCCTGTTCCGCGTTCTCCTCCTGGGTCCCGTCCGGCACGGCGCCGGTCCCGTTCTCCGGGCCCGCTGACGGGTCCAGGGTCAGCTTGTCCAAGCTGTGGGTCAGTTCCCGGTCCAGCCCTTGCTCTGTAGCTTTGGTGAGGGCGATGCTCTCCAGGCTCAGCGGCTGGTCCTCGTACCTGGGGGGTTCCCCTTTCTCCATGCCGGGGGTTTTGAGGAGGGGGTCGGGGCAGGACAGGGGCGGAGCCCGATCGGTAGGGACAACGATGGGCTGGAGGTGCCTGGGCTGTGGAGTGCGAGGGGCGGGGGGCACAGCCGTTTTGGTGTTCCCAAATTCAAagccctgacagagagagacacaccaGGCATTTTGTCAACGTAGAGACAGAACTCAACCTCAGCtctagagagaggaaaagtatgTCTGAATGACCTCAGAAGCTTTGCAGTGTTGAGTATCTGTAAAAATGTAGTTTTTTGTCCTGTCCATTTACCTGAAAATCTTCAGAGAGTTCTACAAAAAACCGCTCGTAAGACCGCAGCTCGTCAAAGGGGCGTGTAAGGACCTTAGCGGGTCTGAGTTTACGGATATCGGTCTCAATGTCATCGttctgcacagagaaacacataaatgacaaaataacaaacattaatgataaaaaacaaaaacaaaaacaaaacaaagaaacaaactatatacattgtttttttttttcaaagacattttggATACATTTCGCTCATCGAAAGATGCACATTCATTTAgttttttgtaaattttaatatatattttatatgatATGATCACTGAtcattaaaaaatgacacacacataacatatacacttatacactaatatacatttgtgtgtgtgtgtgtgagggtgtgtgttgtgcctatgcatgtgtgtgtgtgtgtctgtgtatgttgtgtCTCAAACTCAGTTGcgtctgttttttatttctagCCGTGTGCTTTGACACAGACAGTAAATTccagacacacagtaaacatcCTGGAGTTGCAGGAAGTACATTAAAGACTTATTTTATATCCACGAATTAATTCATGAAATTAGTGTCACAATTTCTTGAACAAgcgtactgtttttttttttttttatcattcggTTTACTCTGATTAGTGTTGATAaatattaacactgaaaaagtgtttaaataacccaaccccccccccaccccccaccccaagtATGGGCGTCATGAACACACTGGCGTGTGCTGTCGCGTGGGTGGATGAACTGGacatggaggtgtgtgtgggacGCGGAGTTTTCTACCTGAGCCTTCgcttccttctcctcctcctcgttcTCCGTGTCCATCTCTGTGTCCATTTCAGCGTCCTCATTATCGTCACTTTCATCCACAACGTCATCCACTTtgagagaaggcagagaggtcAGATCGATACAAATCCCTGATAAGACCCTGCCACAGACCAGCTCGGGCCTGGTCCTTCAGCCCAAATCAATACGCGGAGCTTAACCAAACATGTCCGTGTCTACTCAGACTGTCATGTTTGTGGAGCAATGGATGTGACCCAGCTGTGAATACTGTGGACTTAAACGCCTAGACAGAGTAatgagatatgtgtgtgtgtgtgtgtgtgtgtctgtgagcaaaGCAAgttctgtatgtgtatgactgtgtgtgtgtgtgtatatatgtgaatataGATAAGAACGgtattttcctgtgtgtgtgtgtgtgtgtatgtgtttgtgtgtgtgtgtcaacatgTGAAAGAGGTGAAGCGTGTTTTCAGAGGTGCGTCTCACCCCCGGGGGGTTGGTTGTAGATCTGGGCGACGGGTCCCTCGGCCGGGATGTTTGGGAGCTGGAAATGGAAGACACTTTTGATGGTGGGCAGGGGAAGGCGGTTCTTTGGGAAGCACTTTCTCATAATGAGGCTGGAGGTGTTTACCAGAGGATCCAAGGTCCTCACGGGCAGGCACTCCTGGAAACGATGGAGACTccgtcagacacacagagccgCTACATACGGTTAGAGACACCATCAGATACACGGAGCTGCTATATATGGTTGGAGACACCGTCAGATACACGGAGCTGCTATATATGGTTGGAGACACCGTCAGATACACTGAGCTGCTACATATGGTTGGAGACAccgtcagacacacagagccgCTACATACGGTTGGAGCTCTGGCCCTAAATGTTCTCCATTCAGTGTCCAGTTTGGCTCAGGGGAGGGAGAGGCGGTGTGGGGTGTTCCACAAGACATGATTTTAAAGTTAACTTGGAGAATCTGGGGTCAAAAGTCAAGACTGTCCAAGAGGAATGTTCCCCTGGCTGgactttcttttctcctcttggGCAGTTTTGACCTTTAGTTGACGTTATTCTGACAGAGAAATTCTTTCCTTTAATGCAAATTCTAAAATGAGTGTGACGCAAATAGGTTTTGGCTTCACCAAAGGATGCCAGTTAATCTGGCTCCTACACCAGTGACTTTACTCATCAAATGGTTCGTCCCTCTGACTAACAATGTTCcactaaaacacaaatgaagGGTAACACTGAGAAACTGTAAGGTTCTAGCTCCACTCAGTGTTTGGTTCTCCGCTGGAGAACATCAGCAAGCGTCGTCACTGCAGTAAACGTTCATATAGCTGTCTACTTtcacaaatgatttaaaaaaaaacgtttttgtttCTGCGGCTGACACATGATAGTAACAAAGGGTCTCTACTCTACCCTGCCATGGAGTAACATTTCACAACAATAATCTCTTTCGTTCCTCCAAAACTGGTCAGACTAAAGTTCTTTTTTTCGTCTTTACGTGCGTAAACGTTCACTCACGGTGGATGTACTGTACAGGATTCTCATGCCGTCGGCGTCGATTAAGGCCTTCCTGCCCAGCTTGATGTTGGTGACGTTTTTCAGGCATCCCAGAATGCTCTTGCGGATGAGCATGTGTCGGTGACGGGTGTCGTTGCGATGCCAGTCCTGGTAGATAGCCAGGAGAGCGGGCACGCAGCCCCTGTCCACGGCCCGCCGGGCATTCATCTCTGACGGGCACAAACACAGGCGTCACACACCAGACAACACAGGCCGCTTATAAACATATCATAACCATTGTAATAACAAGGTAAAACATGGAGGCGCTTTTTGGCTTATTCTACTTATATTACTCTATCAACTCCAGGCCTGAGGACATTTTCGCTCTAGTATAGCACTATATCACCTGTATTGGTAAGGAATTTGGCCTAATAACCAGAAGGGTTATGGGTTCAAAGTCCCAAGCATGCATGCTCACAGCTGATATTTCTCTGAGCAGAGAACGTAGGCCTGAGGTGGCTGCAGAGGAGTGGAACGCCTAACACTGATCGTAATAAAGGTGGCTGCAGAGGAGTGGAACGCCTAACACTGATCGTAATAAAGGTGGCTGCAGAGGAGTGGAACGCCTAACACTGATCGTAATAAAGGTGGCTGCAGAGGAGTGGAACGCCTAACACTGATCGTAATAAAGGTGGCTGCAGAGGAGTGGAACGCCTAACACTGATCGTAATAAAGGTGGCTGCAGAGGAGTGGAACGCCTAACACTGATAGTAATAATTGCAAGCCTGACTAGAGAAGCATTAGCTAAAGGAGAAAACATTTCTGAGAGGGCTCCAGCCCAAATGTTCTGCTCATAGAGGTCTAGAGTTAAGACAAAGAGACCACTAAGGTCCACTGTTTAACggagaagggggggagggggtttctTCTGATGACTCACTTGATTTCAGCAATGCTGACAAAGTATCCAGTCCCACCCTGTTGGTAACAGGACAGATGAAAATGATATAAGGGGACAGATAAAATCGCCAacgtaaggaaaaaaaaaaaaaagagaaaaggtttgAGAGAACGAAGGGGAGACATACTTAAGCACGCTCGTGTTCTTTTTGCTGTAGGGCCCGATGATCTTAAACATCAGGTCCACCACTCCACTCTTCCCCAGAGAAACGGCGTTGACGGCTAGAGGACGAGAGAAAAACAGGCAAACGGAATCATGACCGCGCCATCGTGCGCCAACTTACAGCTCCCAGCCACCGACCTTAAGACGGCGGTCTTATCACCAAACGATAACACAAAACCGTCC
Proteins encoded in this region:
- the agtpbp1 gene encoding cytosolic carboxypeptidase 1, with product MNKPKMATEKGIPSSSRVLMLLGQLERTNGEALHPDTEVTRQLTGKILHLIQTQEKTRKEIMGKGSSGMEVILASLENTRDLQTILNILGILNELLSVGGGRRVGVFVSKGGTAILLQLLLSAGKESPPSEELMLQIHCLLAKVGPKDRKFGIKARLNGALNVTVNLLKQNLQNHKLLLPCLQVLRVYASNSVNAVSLGKSGVVDLMFKIIGPYSKKNTSVLKVGLDTLSALLKSKMNARRAVDRGCVPALLAIYQDWHRNDTRHRHMLIRKSILGCLKNVTNIKLGRKALIDADGMRILYSTSTECLPVRTLDPLVNTSSLIMRKCFPKNRLPLPTIKSVFHFQLPNIPAEGPVAQIYNQPPGVDDVVDESDDNEDAEMDTEMDTENEEEEKEAKNDDIETDIRKLRPAKVLTRPFDELRSYERFFVELSEDFQGFEFGNTKTAVPPAPRTPQPRHLQPIVVPTDRAPPLSCPDPLLKTPGMEKGEPPRYEDQPLSLESIALTKATEQGLDRELTHSLDKLTLDPSAGPENGTGAVPDGTQEENAEQAVLEVPDTAALLPLHDPDLYLEMVKSTRSVPGYTEVAYPDYFGHVAPNVREPILERVYGVQRTKIFQDIERLIHPGDILDKVVYDLDLQSVPVVTDGETLKFNSQFESGNLRKAIQVRKNEYDLILNSDINSNHYHQWFYFEVSNMSVGQPYRFNIINCEKSNSQFNYGMQVLMYSVQEAISGSPCWERTGLDICYYKNHFSRSSIAAGGQKGKSYYTMTFTVTFQHKDDVCYFAYHYPYTYSALKMHLRKLAEMRTPQIYLREDVLCETLGGNLCPLLTITATPESSHNDHLCQFRNRPVVFLTARVHPGETNASWVMKGTLEFLMGPSTQAQCLREAYIFKIVPMLNPDGVINGNHRCSLSGEDLNRQWQNPSPELHPTVYHTKGLLQYLAATHRTPLVFCDYHGHSRKKNVFMYGCSVKETVWQTNVNATSCDLHEDLGYRTLPKILSQMAPAFSLASCSFVVERSKEATARVVVWREIGVQRSYTMESTLCGCDQGKYKGLQIGTRELEEMGAQFCIALLRLKRLTSPLELRNHAHLLDVENDLIDTRCKITSPTTYVMEEDEPAFLEEVDYSAESNDEIEPDMDPEFHDNPALTDPLSDSEINNQDSLI